The Micromonospora krabiensis genome window below encodes:
- a CDS encoding DUF5522 domain-containing protein gives MTGERRPLAGRPLTEPHPSRLPYDHPDRERVLAAHTAALAAGEAGYLDPATGLFVLSAGFLARRGTCCGRGCRHCPYVDDPPGGADLTAGRSDG, from the coding sequence GTGACCGGGGAGCGACGACCACTGGCGGGCCGGCCGCTCACCGAGCCGCACCCGTCGCGGCTGCCGTACGACCATCCGGACCGGGAGCGGGTCCTCGCCGCGCACACCGCCGCCCTGGCCGCGGGGGAGGCCGGCTACCTCGACCCGGCGACCGGTCTGTTCGTCCTCAGTGCCGGTTTCCTCGCCCGGCGCGGCACCTGCTGCGGTCGCGGCTGCCGGCACTGCCCGTACGTCGATGATCCGCCCGGTGGCGCCGACCTGACGGCGGGGCGAAGCGACGGCTGA